In Apium graveolens cultivar Ventura chromosome 10, ASM990537v1, whole genome shotgun sequence, the following are encoded in one genomic region:
- the LOC141690967 gene encoding uncharacterized protein LOC141690967, translating to MDNLKYCAYHEATRHDMADCRQLKDEIETLIHQRKLTEWVVREVRKHMTEYHAVPSLRPEEKERVSQANNIYIILGGSHIDRDSQKAMDMYAREVKDNPLINVNHLSLRPPGLFKREVDDIVFRETDVKWVHYPHTDALVIKMEIGMTNIHRVLVDIGSSANVLTYSWTKR from the coding sequence ATGGACAATTTGAAGTATTGTGCATATCATGAGGCCACGAGACACGATATGGCTGATTGCAGACAACTTAAGGATGAGATTGAGACACTGATCCATCAGAGAAAGCTAACGGAGTGGGTTGTTAGGGAGGTTCGGAAACACATGACAGAATATCATGCAGTCCCTTCTCTACGCCCGGAGGAAAAGGAGAGGGTGTCTCAGGCCAACAACATTTATATAATTCTAGGCGGGTCTCATATTGATAGAGATAGCCAAAAGGCAATGGACATGTATGCTCGGGAGGTGAAAGATAATCCCCTCATCAATGTCAATCATTTGAGCCTGAGGCCCCCTGGGCTCTTTAAAAGGGAGGTTGATGATATTGTGTTCAGAGAAACAGATGTCAAATGGGTCCACTATCCCCATACTGATGCGCTGGTGATAAAAATGGAAATCGGAATGACGAATATACACAGGGTGTTAGTAGATATCGGGAGCTCAGCCAATGTGCTGACATATTCTTGGACAAAGAGATGA